Part of the Myxococcales bacterium genome, CGCAAGCACGTCATCGAGGAATCCACAGTCGCCGATGCTCTGCGCCAACTGGACCCGCTCTGGGACGAGTTATTCCCCGCCGAGCAAGCGCGGATCGTGCAGTTGCTGATCGAGCGCGTGGTGCTGGCCGAGGACGGCATCGAGGTACGCTTCCGGCCCGATGGCTTGAATGCCCTGGCGACCGAACTGGAAGAGAAGGAGTGCGCCAATGATTAACACACCGCCCGGCAAACCGACGATCCGGCGTGACGGCGACTGCATCGTCGTTCACATCCCCATGACCTTCAAACGGCGCGGCGGTCGCAAGGAAATCATCGTGCCGCAGGAATACGAGGGGAAGACGCCGACGAAGCAGCAGGCGCAGAACGCCTTGGTCATGGCCGTCGTGCGCGGCCACATCTGGCGCGATCTGCTGGAGTCAGGGAAGGCCAAGTCCATCGCCGAGATCGCGCGGGCGAACAAAGTGGACGGCTCCTACGTGAGCCGCATGCTCGATCTCACGCTGCTTGCGCCCGACATCATCGAGGCAATTCTGGACGGTAACGAGCCGTCTGGATTGTCACTCACCACGCTCACTCGTCGCCAACCACCGGAGCTTTGGGAAGACCAGCGGCGGGCTTTCGGATTCCCCGAAAAAGCGTTGTAAAATATCCATCTCCAATCGCGACTCTGCTTCTGGCCCTTACCAAGAGCCATTCCCGGCATTGTGACATGACACATTGTGACATGAGTCTCCTCCGAATGTGGGAAATATGCTATGATCCTTACAAGAAGGAATCGAGGCTGCCGAAGCACCAAACAACTTCACGGAGGGGACTTCCATGAAACGGGCGCAATTTTCCATCGTGGTCGGCGTGGTGTTGGCACTGACCGTGGTGACAGCACTCGCCGCCGACACCTCGACCAAGGCGGGCATCAACCTGACCAAGGAGTTCACGGTCCTGGGAAAGAAGGTCGTCGTCGACATCGCGAGTCCGGGTCGTGTAGAGATTACTGTGGATGGCAAGCTCCGGTACACGGGCGGGCCGGGGTTTCCTACGGAGACTCACGGAGGCTACAAGAGCCATAAGGCACCTGGGTCTCCCGATGTGGAAGGCGTCTGCGTCGCTGCGGATTTCGCCGACGTGGTCCACCTCAAGGATCACTCGGTCCTCGTCTTCGAAACCTGGTACAAAGTCGAGAACGGCCTCCTGGGCCGGGTCTGGCTGGAGAGCGTATGGCCGACTGACGAAAAAGGCGTGGTGGACGGCTATCTCATGAATCACGATGGAACGTACCATGACTGCATCGAAACGCTACCCGCCGGGACGGACCCCATGAAAGCTCAAACAGCCGTGAAGACAGTTTCCAAGAAGGGTGATACGGAATTTCAATACCGCTGCGGTGGGTGGGGCGAACACCCTGCAAGCACGGCGGTCTACAAACGGGTGCTTCAATACGACATCGTGGAGCCGCCGATTTCGGATAAATAGCTTTAGCTGGTTATTAATTGCATTTTTATGGCGTAAAGTGGCGAATTTGCGGTGCCTCGGCCTGGGTTGCTCCGTAAGTAAAATAATCTTCGCCATCCTCGTTCCGGCTTCGCGCTTTCTCTATTCTGCGTAAAAATCCAGATATCGCTTTATTATCAGCGGCTTACGCCATGACTTCGCGCACCGCATTTCGACGCCAGTCCCGCTTGCTACTCCAACCAAGCGTTTCTCGGAAAGAGCGTGCCTGCCTCGCAAGCCATTGATATTCCACATTTTCTTTGCGATCGGACTTGATGGGCAAAGTCCGAACGACATGGAGAAAGAGAGAGAAAAGGGGGCCTTTTGGGGGCAAAATAGGGGTTTTGGGGTGAGAGTCAGTCCGATCAGAGCAGGCCGCCCGGAGCGGTGCGGACCTTGGAAAATCCTTTTATTTCCTGCACTTATACGCCACAAACGGCAGTCGCCCCGAGGTGGGGCTACAGAACTGAGAGACCGTCCTTTTCAGGGGAAAGTGGTGGAGCAAACAAGAGTCGAACCTTCCTCCGAGTCTCGTTTCGCTCCGCGCAAATATCGATGTTGAAAAATCAAAGGCGTGATTGAGATGGTAGAGTACAAGAAAAAATTAGTTTGTCAAGTAAGGTGAGAGATTTCTAAATTATTCGATTGGAGATTGTCGTGTCGAAAAGGTGAAAGACGGACCGTCGGCTTTCACTTTTGTGCCGGGGGCTGGGGAGATTTTTAAAGCGAGAAGCGCCCTATTCGCCGATGGTGATCGTGGCGGGGGTGAGCTTCTGGAAGAGCGACTCGTTGAGTTCGGCCGCGAGGTCGGAGCTGGGCGAGAAGTAATCGGGGTACAGGCCGGAGTTGGTCAGCACGGCGAAAATCTTGTATTCGCCCGGTTCCAGGTCGAAGTTGTCGATGATCCAGGTCAGGCTGAACTGTTGCACCTCGCCGGGATTAAGCGTCACTTCCTGCGCCTGGGAACCCTGCCCCGGGAACAGGCCGCCGACGACGGTCGTGCCCTCGTAACGCACCGCGAAGGCCGCCATCGGGCTGGTCAGCGAGTAGAGCGTGATCGGCTCGTCCGTGACGTTCAACGCCTCGAGGGTGATGAAAACCGTGTCGCCGTAGGTGTAGGTCAGCTTGTCGGGCAACACGTCGAAGACGATCTGCTGGGTCAGCTCCATGTTGTCCAATTCGGTTTCGGGGATTCCCTTGACGACCGTGAACGACTGCTCGCTCGAGGAAAAGAACGGATAGGAAGCGCGCAGGGTCCACTCGCCGTCGGCCAGTTCGTTGAGCAGCGAAAACTTGCCTTCGGCATCGGTAATGAGGTTGATGTCGATTTCCTCGAGTTCCACCGAAATACCGCTGTGCTCGGTCATGTTTTCCAACAATGCCCGGCCCTGCACCTCGGGCGGCGTGGTGCTCTCGTTCACCTCGTCGAAACCGACTTTAATTACGCCGTCATCGCCGCAAGCCAGGGGCAGAAGAACGGCGGCAATGAGCAGAATGAATGTAAATACGCGTGCCACCGAAACGTCTCCTTCAAAACCCAGACGGGTTTTTACAACCAATCAAATAAGAAAGCAAGTTCCATGCCGTTTCCAAAATGCCGCGATAATCGGCAGTTACGCCACTCATGGAACCTCGCTCGTCAACTTTCCGTGACGCTTTTTCAAGAATTCGGCACTCCGTGCCTAAAAATCAACCGTTAAACCCAGGGCATACAAGTTTTTCGTAAAGCTCAGATCGGCAAAGGACGAATCGCTCCAATACCGGTGATAGCCGGCGAACAGGCTCAGGTAATCGTTGAAGCCGTGCGTCAGCCGCAACTCGATCTGGTTGTAGTTCTCGTCGTCCTCCTCGATCGAGTAGCTGTGCGGGATCAAGACCTTTTCGGCCGAGTTCCGGAACTGGAACACGCCCAGAAAATGCACGCTGGTATCCTGGAAGATGTACTGCGACAGCCCCAGCATGACGCGGTGGTTGTTGTAGGAGTCGCCGTACGAGTTGGAATCGTTGACCTGATAGGTGTAGGTGAGATTGGCCAGGAACGGCAGCGTCTCGAAAAAGGTCTTCTGATAGCGCCCGCTCAGGCTGAATTCGTGCAGGTGATCGACGCGCAGATCGTTCTCCTCCACCAGAACGATGTCGCTCGCGCCGATGTCCTTCAGCGCCTTATACGGATAGGTCTTGATTTCGTAGTCGTAACCCAGGCCGACCGAGAAAACGCGCTCGTAATCGTAGCGCGCCTCGGCGCCGTAAAGCTGGGTCCAGTAGTCGTACCAGCTCGAACCGCGGTAATCGAACTCGCTGTACTCGGCGTGCACGCCGGTGTACAGGCTTTGCAGAAACGTCTTGCCGGCGAACGCCCGGCCGGTCCACTTCAAATAGTCTTCCTGCGCGTCGGCGACGTTGCGCAACTTGACCGACCCGAGCACTCCCATCTGGACCGTGGGAAGCGACGAATTGGTGTAGCCCAGTTGCAACTGGTTGATGACGGCGCTTTCGTCGGACTCGTGAAAATAGAGTTTGCCCCCCACCTGGTAATTGGTCAGTAAGAGATTGGCCGGCGTGATGGCCCAATGCAAACCAAAGTCGTAGAACAACCGGCCCAGTTCGTCGAGCGTCCGGTCGCGGTTGGTCTTGTAGACGTTGTCGTCGTACTCGAGCGAAATCGCCGCGCGATTGCTCAGCTCCACCTCGCCGGCCCGGGCCCACGGCGGCGCCGCGAGCCAGACCAGGAACAGGAGCAGCAACCATCGCCCCCCAGGCCGGATGCGTCTTGGTTTCATGTGCTCATCCATCCGCAACGATTTTCGTCCGCGGGGTCCACGTGCCGGAACGATTCGCGGCGGCGCAGCTCGCGGGCTTTTTTTCGCAACTCGTCCGCCTTGGCCGCAAACTGGCTTTCCAGGCGGTCGAGCAAGGCTCGTTCGTGTTTCAAGCGCCGGAGGTCGGCGTCGACCGATCGCGCCGCCCGCTCGCCGACCGGCGGCTTTTCGGGTTCGAGGGTCAGCGGCGGCACGTGGGTGCCGGCCTCGGTGCCCTCGGTCGGCGGCGAAACAGTGGGTTCGTTGCTCTTGGTGGTCTCGCGCAGGAATTTGGTGCCTTCCTCGAAGAGGTTCATTTCCTTGACCATGTGGTTCATTTCCTGCGACAGCTTGGCTTCCCGCTGCAACCGCTGGATTTCGCGATCCAGCTCGCGCTTCGCCAGGCGGATCTTGCCGACCAGGTCGGTCAGGATGTCGGCCTTGGCAAGCAATTCGTCGGGGCCGTCGCTCTCGCTTTCGACGACCGCCAGCCCGCTGAAATCGTTTTCGATCGACAGTTGGGTCCACCACGGCGCGCGGTTCTGTTCGAGCACGTAGAAGCGGTGCACCAGCCCGGTCGCGGCCTTGCGGTCGGGCGTTTCCCGCAACTGGCGCACGACCAGCTCCATTTCCGCCGTATAGGCGCGGTAGACGACATCGCGCTTGGCCTGGCGGGCGAGCGCGTTTTGCGACAGGCGCTGGGCGACCTCGCCGAGTTGGTTGGAAAGCTCGAGGTTGCGGGCCAGCAGTTTTTCGAGGCGCAGCCGGCCCAGCAGGCCCGGATTGGATTCCTGGATGCTTTCGATCTCGTCGGCGATTTTCGCCTGCTGCCCCAGTAGTGATTTTTGCATTTCGACGAGGCTGCGGTATTCGTCGACCAATTGCTGGTACTGCGCCTTCAGCAGGCGGACGGTCGGCGGATCGAACGGCTCGACTTGGGCGAATGCCGGCCCGGCCAGCGCCAGGAAAAGCAAGGCGAACGCCGCCGCAAGCCAGCGGCGAAGGCGATCGGTTCCGGCAAAACGCTTTTGCATCGGGGTTCAGATCAATCCGTATTTTTCGAGTTTGTAATACAGGGCGCTGGTCTTGACGCCCAGAATCCGGGCCGTTTCGGTTTTCACGCCGCCGGCCAGGCGGAACGCTTCCTTGACCAGATCCCGCTCGATGTCGTCGAGCAGTTCGGGCAGCGGCTTGCTGCCCAATTCGGGGCGCCACGACGGCTCTTTGCATTCGCCGGTGATGAAGCTGGGCAGATCGGCGGCGGTGATCGTTTCGCCCTCGCAGAGCACCATCGTCTGCTCGATGACGTTTTCCAGTTCGCGGATGTTTCCCGGCCAACTGTAGGCGCTGAGTTGGCGCATGGCGGCGTCGTCGAGGGCGCGGATCTGCTTGCGCGTGCGCGCCGCCAGCTTGGTCAGGAAATGGTGGATCAAGAGCGGCAGGTCGTCGAGCCGTTCGCGGAGCGGCGGCACCTCGAGCGGGATGATGTGCATGCGGTAATACAGATCCTCGCGGAACGTACCCTTCTTGATCTCTTCCTTCAGATCCTTGTTCGTGGCGGTCACCATGCGGACGTCGACCTTGATCGTCGTCGTGCCGCCGACCCGCTCGAATTCGCGCTCCTGCATCACCCGCAACAGCTTCAACTGGATCATCGGACTGATGTCGCCGATTTCGTCGAGAAACAGCGTGCCTTTGTCGGCCAGTTCGAACCGCCCCAGCCGCCGCTTGTAGGCGCCGGTGAACGAGCCCTTTTCGTGGCCGAACAATTCGCTTTCCAGTACGCCCTCGGCAAGCGCCGCGCAGTTGAGCTTGATGAAGGGCCCCTCGGCCCGCGAACTGGCCTCGTGAATCGCGCGGGCGATCAGTTCCTTGCCGGTGCCGCTTTCGCCGTGGATGAACACGGTGGAGTCGCCGACGGCGATTTTCTTGATCGTTTCCTTGATGCGCCGCATGCTTTCCGAGTTGCCGATCATCTCCTCGGGGCGAAATTCGGCGCGCTCGGCCTCGCGCAGGTAGGCGTTTTCGTGTTCGAGGCGGCTTTTCTCCTTGGCCAACTGGTGGTGTTCCAGCGCCTTTTCGACCCGGAAGCGCAGTTCGTCCTGCGAGAACGGCTTGGTGATGAAATCGAAGGCGCCCTTGCGCATCGCCTCGACCGCGGTTTCGATGGTGCCGTAGGCGGTGATCAGCATGACGACGCAATCGGGATTGCGCGACTTGACCTCCTCCAACACCTCGAGGCCGTCCATGCCCTCCATGCGCAGATCGGTCAGCACCAGGTCGATGTGATTCATCTCGAAGATTTGCAGGCCCTCCGGCCCGTTGCCGGCGGCGAACGCCTTGTGCCCCAGTTTGGCGATGATGACCGCCATGCCCTCGCGCATGGTCTGGTTGTCGTCGATGATCAGTATCTGGCTCATTTCTTCTCCTCGACCGGCGGTTGCGGGAACACCAGACAGACGCGGGTGCCTTCGCCGACCCGGCTGTCCAGCCCGACCCGGCCGCCGTGCGATTCCATGATTTTTCTTGCAAACGGCAGGCCGAGACCGGTCCCTTTTTCCTTGGTGGTGAAAAACGGCGTGAACAGGTTGGCGCGGATCTCCTCCGGAATGCCCTTGCCCGAATCGGCCACGCAGATTTGCAGTTCCCCCGACGGCAGGTGCGCGCTCACGGTCAGCTTGCCGCCCTCGGGCATGGCCTGGATGGCATTGAGCAACAGGTTATGTAACGCCCGGCGCACCAGGTCCGGATCGAAGTAGGCCTCCTGGATCGCCTCGTCCACCTGCTTGTACAGGGCGATGCCGAGCGGCTCGGCCATCCCCGCGTAGACCAGCAGCAATTCGGTGATGAATTCGTCCAGCGGCACCTTTTTCGGATCGGGCGTCTGTTCGCGCGTGAAGTCGAGAAACTCGTTGAGGACCGCCCCCAGGGATTTGACCTCCTGCCGGATTTTGTCGACGTGCGGCACCAGGTCCGGCCGGGAGCCCAATTCGTCGCCGAGGATGTCGCAATACAGCGACATGCCGCCGAGCGGATTGCGCACCTCGTGGGCGATGCCGCGCAGCATCATCTGCAGGTAGCGGTCGCGCTCCACGATGCGCTGACGCATGTCGTTGAGCGTGTCGGCCAGCACCTCGATCTCGTCGCCGGTATCCTCCGCGATCGGCAAGCCGTAATCGCCGTCGCCGATGCGCGCCGCCATGCCGGCCAGGCGGCGCAACGGGCGCACCAGGCGGCGGGCGAAGAGGATCACGGCCAGGGCGAACAGCAGCAAGCCGAACAGGCTGAACAGGAACAGGTTGCGGCGGACGCGGCGTAGCGGCTCGAAAAACCGCACGTCGGCGTCGACGCCGACCAGCGCCACCGGCGCGCCGTCGACCAGTAGCGGCGCGTAACCCGTTTTGTAAAACAAGCCGTCCCGGGCCAGAAACATGGTCGAGGCGGTCGCCAGGCCTTGCTGCACCTGCCGGAGTTCACGGCGATGGCCGGTCAATTGGTACATCTGCTGGCCGATGCGGCTTTGGTCGTCGGTGTCGAAAAGGATCGACTGATCCAGGCGGGTCACGAAAATCCGCGAAGCCTCGTTGTCGTGGGCCAGGCGGCGCATTTTCTCGACCAGCCCGCGATAGGCATGACCGTTTTCGTCGCCGAATTGGAACAACAGCACCTGCGAAATCTCCACTTCCGCCGCGGCGCTGCGCGCCAGGCCGACCAGCCGCCGGCCCATCTCGTCCTCGAGGTTGGTGCGGGCCTGGAAATAGAAATAGACGCTGATCACTGCCAGCAGCAGCGTGGCCGGGGCCAGGGTAATGAGCAGCATTTTGGTCAGGATGCTGCGGCGCAGGAGCGAACGTCGCGCCATTTTATTCCCCCGCCAGCCAGGCGCCGCGCGTCCATTCGACGGCGGGCGGCTCCGACCAGACGACTTCGAAAATATCGAAGCGGATCTCCGGCGGATCGATTTTTTGCTGCCGGCAATACAACAAGGCCAGTTGCTCCAGTTTGCGCCGTTTGCGCCGATGCACCGCCTCGGCCGGACGGCCGAATTCCGTCGCCGCGCGGCTTTTCACCTCGACGAACGCCAGCGCCTGGCGATCGACCACGATCAGGTCGACCTCGCCCGCCGGGCAGCGCCAGTTGCGCGCCGCCACCCGTCCGCCCCGCCGGCGAATATGGCGGCAAGCCAACTCCTCGGCCTGCCGTCCCCGTTGCCCGCGCCCGTCGGCGGCGGCCGTTTCGCCGGTCGAACCGGTCAACAGGCGGCGGATCCATTCTCTCATGGTTCGCCGTTTCCGACGCCATGAAACGTTTGCCGATGCAAGCAGCACGGCCCGTGCCGGCGCAGGGCGGCGAGGTGCTCGGGCGTGCCGTAGCCCTTGTTTTCGCGCCAATGATAAACGTCGAAGCGTTCGTGCAACCGCAGCATGATGTCGTCGCGCGTCACCTTGGCGACGATCGACGCCGCGGCGATCGACAGGCTCAACCGATCGCCCTTCACGATCGTCCGCTGTTCGAGCACGGTCGGCAGCCGCTGGTTGCCGTCGATCAACAGAAAATCGGGCCGGACCGGCAGATGCGCGACCGCCGCCAGCATGGCCTGTTTGGTTTCCGCGAGGATGTTCGTCCGGTCGATGCGCCGCGCGCTGCGCACGCCGACGCCGACGCCCAGGGCGGCGCGAAGAATCCGCGGCAACAGCTCGCGACGTTCCCGGTCGGTCAGCAGCTTGGAATCGGTCACGCCGGGCAGGTCGGCGTCCGGCGGCAGCACGACCGCCGCAGCCACCACCGGTCCGGCCAGACAACCCCGGCCGGCCTCGTCGATGCCCGCCACGCACAAACGACGCCGCCACAACAGCCGCTCGTGCAACAGCATGTCCGCCACCCGGTCGGCGGGCTCCAGTTCCAGGCCCGGTTGATTCAAACCCGCGTTTCCTCCCCCGCCGACGAGCGGCCGGCCTCGCTCGAGGTTTCGGCCCGCGGACCCGATTCCGCCAAAATTACCGGCCGTTATCGGCACATGAATGCCGTTAGCTTACCGGTTTTAGCGGCGGGTGTCAAAAATTCGCTAGTCGCCGGCGAGGAATTTTTAAGGAAAGGTTTGCCAGGAACCGCCCCACCACGATTTGGTGGGCCTGGTGAATAGCTGAGTGAAAAGCTGGACATCGAACAAAAATCGCAAACCGACCTGGTGCCGCAATTGCAAGCCCTCGGCGTTGTCGCCCACCGGCGCATCCAGCCGGTAAAAAACGCCCGCCAGATGAACCTTGCCCTCGCGTGGCGTCGCGCCGGTTTCGATGGGGTAGTCGAACGCGACCGCCGGGCCGATGGAGACGACCGAAAACTTGCCGATCGTCACCGCGAAGCTCGGGCCCAGGGTGAGATACTTGAAGCCGAGCCGCGCCTCGCCGCGCAGTTGGCCGGTTTGGGAAACCGGCATGGCACCGCCCTCCGCCTGCAGCATGAACGAAAAATCGCCAATGTGGCCGCAGCCCAGCCCGCCGCCGAGATAGGCGTCGGTGCTGTCGGAGATGTCGTCTTTTTCCGGTAGGAACTGCCCGGCGGCCGTCAGAAACGGCCCGAACGACAGCCAATAGTTCTCGCCGGCCGGCGTCGCCCACGCCGCCGCCGCGCAGCCGAGTATAAGAATCGTCGCCAGCCGGATCGCTCTCATCATGGATTACCTGCAAGCTGATTTCGCCGAATTATAATCGCGGTTCGGCCGACATGCCAGCAAGTGGGATTCGCCCGCCAGGTCTTGCCCAAGCAAACGTCGGTCGCGCCTATAAAAAAACCCGGGGACAAGCCCCGGGTTTTAGCAAAACTAAAAATCAATCAACCGGCGTGGCAACCCGCACAAGAGGTCGGGCCTTTGCCGGCGGCCGTGTGGCAAGCTTTGCACTGTTTGTGGAAAGCGTCTTTGCCTTTCAGACCGTTGGCTTTCGAGCCGGTGGCGTCATGGCAGCCTTTGCAATTGGTGTTTTGACCGGTGTGGTGGCATTTCTTGCAATCGTTGGCGGCATAACCGGCATGCGCCTTGTGCGTGAACTTCACCACTTTGGCCGCGCCGCCCTTCGACATCTCGATGACGTCGGTGACGGCCAGCGCCGCGCCGGCGATAGCCATGACAAAGGCCACCGCGATGATCCCTGCCAATGCTCTCTTCATGTGTTCCTCCTTTATCGACAAACCAATACAGACTTGCTAATGCAAGGGTTGCATCCCCGATACCGGTATTCATTATTGCATATTCAAGTCGGCTTGGCTAGCGCTTTTTCTGCGGGCGATTTCCGCTTCCCGTTTGATCCGCTCCAGTTCAAGCGGATGCTCGTGCTCCATCTGCTCCTCGGTCATTTTGCCGGTCAGCCAGTGCGTGGCCATCGGCGCGACATCCGGATTGCACAATACGGAATAGAAATGCCAGATGATGATGGCCAGTGTCGCGAGAATGGCTTCCATGTAATGGACGATATTGGCGACGTCAATGGCCCAAAGTGGAAGGAATTTCAGGAATAATTCCTCGAACCACAACATCAGGCCGGTGAGCACCATGACCACCGTCCCCCAGACCATCGCCAGATATTCCATCTTTTCGATATAGGAAAAACGATCGAATTTTGGCTTCTTTTTCCAGAGGCCCAGGTTGTAGGCGAGCATGTAAACCATGTCGTAGGCGTCTTTCATGTTCGGCAACATGCCCGTGAAATAACCCCGGCCGCGGCGGGTCAAGGCCACCCAATAGGTATGATAAATCGCCCAGATGATCATCAAAATCGCGGCGAAGCGGTGCACGTAGGCGCGGATCGTCTCATTCAGTTCGCCCGATAAACCGGGAATCGTCCAGCCGAAGACCAGAGCGAAACCGGAAATAACCAACAGGCTGAAACTGAACATCAGCAAGAGGTGTTGGTAGCGTTCGTTCCGGCTCAGGCGATCATATTCGCCCATCGCTTTCATCCGCCGGACGTGCGCCCGAATTTTTTTCAGCCAGTCGAGCAGGTTGTGCAACAGCATGAAGCCGAGCACCGACGGGATCAGCGCGAGGTAGGCCCAGCGGACCCAGTACTGAACCTTCTCGCCGATCGTGCCGGCGTTTTCGCCGATCGACGGGTGAACCTTGCCCACGGCCGCGCCTTTGCCGATTCCCGGGTGGCACGCGCCGCACGTGGCGACGAGATTGTTCGGGTGGATGGAACTGCGCGGATCGGCGCTGGAAAGAATGGCGTGCGCGCCGTGACAACTGGCGCAACCGGCGGCGCGCAAGTCGCCCTTTTTCATCGCCAGGCCGTGGAAGCTGCCGGTGTAACTTTGCGTCGTGGAGCGGATGCCGAAACGATCGTTGATCCGCTCGGCCTGGTGGCATTCGCCGCAGACGTTTTCCACGCTCCGGTAACCGTAAACCTGCGAGTTTTTATCTTTGACCGCGCGGATGTTGTGGCTGCCGTGGCAATCGTTGCAGGTCGGGCTGGACAAGTTGCCGCGCTTGATCGCGGCGCCGTGCACGCTCAGTTCGAAATCCTGCCGTTCCTTTTGGTGGCACTTGCCGCAATTCTCGGCAAGATTGGCCTTGCCGGTTTTGCCGCCGTAGATTTGCGCTTCGTGGCTGTCGTGGCAGTCGTTGCAGGTGGCGTTGATTTTCTTGCCGTCCTTGCGCTGGGCGTGAATGCTTTGCGCCCATTCGTCGAACGCCTGATTGCGGGGCTGGTCGGGCATTTTGCCCTTGGCGTGACAGGCGCCGCAATTCTGCGCCATCTTCTCCCGGTTGGTACGGGAATTCGCGTCGGTCGAGGAAAGAATCGCGTGTCCGCCGTGGCAATCGGCGCAGACGGGGCCCAGCGAATTGCCGGCCTGACGGGCGCTGAAATGCGCCGACCGTTCGTAGGCCTTGGCCGAGTCGTCGTGGCACTGGGCGCAATGCACGCCGGAAAGTTTGGCCGCGTGATTGAGTTTGGCGATGTCGGCGTGGCACAGCAGGCAATCCGCGCCGTGCACGGATTTTTTCAGCGCTTCCAGATCGGTTTTCATCGCCACGCCGGCGCGCGCCGGGTCCGCCTTGGGATAAGCCGGCCGCCAGTCGGGCGGCACCGCGTCCACCATACCGGCGCGATCTTCCGGTCCGGCGCCGTCGATCGTGCCGTCGTGACAGCCCATGCATTCGGCGGCGGTCGGCTTCGGAGGCGGCGCTGCCTGGCCCCAGGCGTGGGCGGGTGTGAAGAGCGCCAACACGATTCCACAAAGGATCGCGTAAACACCTAAAAATAAGCCCGTTTTCCGCATGCGGGTTCGCCCTCTCGATGAGTGAAACATTGCTGGAAGGGTACGGGGCTGTACTCAAAAAGTCAACAAATTGATGAATTTTATTTTACGCACCCGGTCACAATTCAAGTAAAGCGCGCCGGATCCGTTCCAGTCCTTTTTCAATCTGATCCATCGAGGTCGCATAACTGAGCCGGATGTTGGCATCCTGCCCGAAACCGATGCCCGGCACGGCGGCCACTTGCACCGCGTCGAGCAAGTACTCGCACATCGCCAGGGAACCGTCGATCGTCTTCCCCTGGTAGGTCTTGCCGTAGTAGGAACTGACTTTCGGAAAGACGTAGAAAGCGCCCTCGGGATTGAAACATTCCACCCCCGGAATGTTCCGCAGAAACTCGACCATCACGTTGCGCCGTTTCGCGAACATCGCCACCATCTCCCGAATGATATCCGGCGAACCCTTCAGCGCCGCGATCGCGCCGGCCTGGGCGAAACTCGTGGCGTTGCTGGTGGATTGGCTGAGCAGGCGGCTCATCATCTCGATCAGCGGTTCCGGCCCGACGGCCCACCCGATGCGCCAGCCGGTCATCGCGTAGGTTTTCGAGGCGCCGGAAACGATGATCGTGCGTTCGAACAGATCATTGCCGACGGTGGGGAAGCTGACGAATTCAAAGCCGTCGTAGACCAGGTATTCATAAATTTCGTCGGCGATCACCCACAGGTTTTTCTCGCGCGCGACTTCGGCGAGCGCTTCGAGTTCGCGCCGCGAGTA contains:
- a CDS encoding ribonuclease HII, yielding MLLHERLLWRRRLCVAGIDEAGRGCLAGPVVAAAVVLPPDADLPGVTDSKLLTDRERRELLPRILRAALGVGVGVRSARRIDRTNILAETKQAMLAAVAHLPVRPDFLLIDGNQRLPTVLEQRTIVKGDRLSLSIAAASIVAKVTRDDIMLRLHERFDVYHWRENKGYGTPEHLAALRRHGPCCLHRQTFHGVGNGEP
- a CDS encoding recombinase family protein, translated to RKHVIEESTVADALRQLDPLWDELFPAEQARIVQLLIERVVLAEDGIEVRFRPDGLNALATELEEKECAND
- a CDS encoding YraN family protein, whose amino-acid sequence is MREWIRRLLTGSTGETAAADGRGQRGRQAEELACRHIRRRGGRVAARNWRCPAGEVDLIVVDRQALAFVEVKSRAATEFGRPAEAVHRRKRRKLEQLALLYCRQQKIDPPEIRFDIFEVVWSEPPAVEWTRGAWLAGE
- a CDS encoding cytochrome c3 family protein — encoded protein: MKRALAGIIAVAFVMAIAGAALAVTDVIEMSKGGAAKVVKFTHKAHAGYAANDCKKCHHTGQNTNCKGCHDATGSKANGLKGKDAFHKQCKACHTAAGKGPTSCAGCHAG
- a CDS encoding HAMP domain-containing histidine kinase, translating into MARRSLLRRSILTKMLLITLAPATLLLAVISVYFYFQARTNLEDEMGRRLVGLARSAAAEVEISQVLLFQFGDENGHAYRGLVEKMRRLAHDNEASRIFVTRLDQSILFDTDDQSRIGQQMYQLTGHRRELRQVQQGLATASTMFLARDGLFYKTGYAPLLVDGAPVALVGVDADVRFFEPLRRVRRNLFLFSLFGLLLFALAVILFARRLVRPLRRLAGMAARIGDGDYGLPIAEDTGDEIEVLADTLNDMRQRIVERDRYLQMMLRGIAHEVRNPLGGMSLYCDILGDELGSRPDLVPHVDKIRQEVKSLGAVLNEFLDFTREQTPDPKKVPLDEFITELLLVYAGMAEPLGIALYKQVDEAIQEAYFDPDLVRRALHNLLLNAIQAMPEGGKLTVSAHLPSGELQICVADSGKGIPEEIRANLFTPFFTTKEKGTGLGLPFARKIMESHGGRVGLDSRVGEGTRVCLVFPQPPVEEKK
- a CDS encoding pyridoxal phosphate-dependent aminotransferase gives rise to the protein MPFAKRIAKLNPSITLAVDAKAKALKAQGLDVVGFGAGEPDFDTPPHIRDAAIKGLNEGLTRYTPAAGMPQLRQAVADFYQSRYGLPASPKNVAICCGAKHALYNVFQLLLDPGDEVIIPAPYWVSYPEMVWLAEGEAVILPTDESTSFRLSAEQLRAAITPRTKVLVLNSPSNPTGATYSRRELEALAEVAREKNLWVIADEIYEYLVYDGFEFVSFPTVGNDLFERTIIVSGASKTYAMTGWRIGWAVGPEPLIEMMSRLLSQSTSNATSFAQAGAIAALKGSPDIIREMVAMFAKRRNVMVEFLRNIPGVECFNPEGAFYVFPKVSSYYGKTYQGKTIDGSLAMCEYLLDAVQVAAVPGIGFGQDANIRLSYATSMDQIEKGLERIRRALLEL
- a CDS encoding sigma-54-dependent Fis family transcriptional regulator, which codes for MSQILIIDDNQTMREGMAVIIAKLGHKAFAAGNGPEGLQIFEMNHIDLVLTDLRMEGMDGLEVLEEVKSRNPDCVVMLITAYGTIETAVEAMRKGAFDFITKPFSQDELRFRVEKALEHHQLAKEKSRLEHENAYLREAERAEFRPEEMIGNSESMRRIKETIKKIAVGDSTVFIHGESGTGKELIARAIHEASSRAEGPFIKLNCAALAEGVLESELFGHEKGSFTGAYKRRLGRFELADKGTLFLDEIGDISPMIQLKLLRVMQEREFERVGGTTTIKVDVRMVTATNKDLKEEIKKGTFREDLYYRMHIIPLEVPPLRERLDDLPLLIHHFLTKLAARTRKQIRALDDAAMRQLSAYSWPGNIRELENVIEQTMVLCEGETITAADLPSFITGECKEPSWRPELGSKPLPELLDDIERDLVKEAFRLAGGVKTETARILGVKTSALYYKLEKYGLI